The Streptomyces sp. CC0208 genome window below encodes:
- a CDS encoding menaquinone biosynthesis protein — translation MDNSRTRPRVGHIQFLNCLPLYWGLARTGTLLDFELTKDTPEKLSEKLVQGDLDIGPITLVEFLKNADDLVAFPDIAVGCDGPVMSCVIVSQVPLDELDGARVALGSTSRTSVRLAQLLLAERYGVRPDYYSCPPDLSLMMQEAEAAVLIGDAALRANLLDGPRFGLQVHDLGSLWKEWTGLPFVFAVWAARRDYLAREPVITRKVHEAFLASRNLSLEEVGKVAEQAARWEDFDEEVLEKYFTTLDFRFGAPQLAAVTEFARRVGPTTGFPGDVKVELLQP, via the coding sequence GTGGACAATTCTCGCACCCGGCCGCGCGTCGGCCACATCCAGTTCCTGAACTGCCTGCCCCTGTACTGGGGGCTCGCGAGGACGGGCACGCTCCTCGACTTCGAGCTCACGAAGGACACCCCGGAGAAGCTCAGCGAGAAGCTGGTGCAGGGAGATCTCGACATCGGGCCCATCACCCTCGTCGAGTTCCTCAAGAACGCGGACGACCTGGTCGCCTTCCCCGACATCGCCGTCGGCTGCGACGGCCCGGTCATGTCCTGCGTCATCGTCTCGCAGGTCCCGCTGGACGAGCTGGACGGCGCAAGGGTGGCCCTCGGGTCGACCTCGCGCACCTCCGTGCGTCTCGCCCAGCTCCTCCTCGCCGAGCGCTACGGCGTGCGGCCCGACTACTACAGTTGCCCGCCCGACCTCAGCCTGATGATGCAGGAGGCGGAGGCGGCCGTACTCATCGGAGACGCGGCGCTGCGGGCGAACCTCCTCGACGGTCCGCGCTTCGGCCTCCAGGTCCATGACCTCGGCTCGCTCTGGAAGGAGTGGACCGGGCTGCCGTTCGTCTTCGCCGTCTGGGCCGCCCGCCGGGACTACCTCGCACGCGAGCCGGTCATCACCCGCAAGGTCCACGAGGCCTTCCTCGCCTCCCGGAACCTCTCCCTGGAGGAGGTCGGCAAGGTCGCCGAACAGGCGGCCCGCTGGGAGGACTTCGACGAGGAGGTCCTGGAGAAGTACTTCACGACGCTGGACTTCCGCTTCGGGGCCCCGCAGCTGGCGGCGGTCACGGAGTTCGCGCGCCGGGTGGGGCCCACAACGGGTTTCCCCGGGGACGTGAAGGTGGAACTGCTTCAGCCGTAA
- a CDS encoding class I SAM-dependent methyltransferase yields the protein MTDTDFVAATRTFYDTVAEDYAEQFRDGLADAPLDRAMIAGFAELVGGGGTVADLGCGPGRVTGYLASLGLSVFGLDLSESMLAIARRENPGLRFERGSMLELDLPDGALAGAVSYYSSIHTPVDQLPRLFAEFNRVLAPGGHLLVAFQAGDKDRHHDRPWGRPVALTFLRRRPEQIVELLRGAGFALVSQTVREPGPEEVSQQAFLIARRP from the coding sequence ATGACCGACACCGATTTCGTGGCCGCCACCCGCACCTTCTACGACACCGTCGCCGAGGACTACGCCGAGCAGTTCCGGGACGGACTCGCCGACGCGCCCCTGGACCGGGCGATGATCGCCGGGTTCGCCGAACTCGTGGGCGGTGGCGGGACGGTGGCCGACCTGGGATGCGGGCCCGGGCGGGTCACGGGATACCTGGCCTCCCTCGGGCTGTCCGTCTTCGGCCTCGACCTGTCGGAGTCGATGCTGGCCATCGCCCGCCGGGAGAACCCGGGGCTGCGGTTCGAGCGGGGCTCCATGTTGGAACTGGATCTTCCGGACGGGGCGCTCGCCGGTGCCGTGTCCTATTACTCGTCCATCCACACCCCTGTGGACCAACTCCCCCGTCTGTTCGCCGAGTTCAACCGCGTACTGGCACCCGGGGGACATCTCCTCGTCGCCTTCCAGGCCGGCGACAAGGACCGGCATCACGACCGACCGTGGGGGCGCCCCGTCGCGCTGACCTTCCTGAGGCGGCGGCCGGAGCAGATCGTCGAGCTGCTCCGGGGGGCCGGGTTCGCGCTCGTCTCACAGACGGTGCGCGAACCCGGCCCCGAGGAGGTGTCGCAGCAGGCGTTCCTGATCGCCCGCCGCCCCTAG
- a CDS encoding serine/threonine-protein kinase has translation MQPLGVDEPTTVGPYRLLGRLGSGGMGRVYLGRSAGGRTVAVKIVHPHFALDEEFRARFRREVDAARRVGGAWTAPVLDADPEAAVPWVATGYAAGPSLASAVADGGPLPEHSVRVLGAGLAEALAAVHELGLVHRDVKPSNVLLTVDGPLLIDFGIARATDGTASLTSTGVSIGSPGYMSPEQILSKGISGAADVFSLGAVLAYAATGAPPFPGDSSASLLYKVVHEEPELGSLSGELRDVVESCLDKSAQERPTPGEVARRLAPQGAARLVAAGWLPGALVEQLGRSAVQLLNLEAAGERAGEQASGPVGFSSPSVGGGSAGTMGAFGPPPVMPVVSAGAPPAAAAGPPSYPVTPPAPTGTPSGHSGPSVPEPRDAVPYETVVPSDRRSGPGKLSVSVAATSAPGTNGRGRRMSCTVALAVAGALAAVTVGSVFLFDLLPGRGQDDSASSGPGSDAYSSGPTSVPSASLPSASSPVSPSLSSEPSSGPAGPTAVPARYLGTWEGQGTGLGGSLPMGTFRITVKKARIGEELGRLQQTDAIGAVCTDVLTLKKVTDTELVTTAVGAADNHAGCNPTAHTVRLTTVGDDLKYTSESEAEGYPEARMSKVGR, from the coding sequence ATGCAGCCGCTCGGCGTCGACGAGCCCACGACCGTGGGGCCCTACCGGCTGCTCGGACGGCTCGGTTCCGGCGGCATGGGCCGGGTCTATCTCGGCCGCAGTGCCGGGGGCCGCACGGTCGCGGTCAAGATCGTGCACCCGCACTTCGCGCTCGACGAGGAGTTCCGCGCCCGCTTCCGCCGCGAGGTGGACGCGGCACGCAGGGTGGGCGGGGCCTGGACGGCGCCGGTCCTCGACGCGGACCCGGAGGCGGCGGTGCCCTGGGTCGCCACCGGGTACGCGGCGGGCCCTTCCCTGGCCTCGGCGGTCGCGGACGGCGGCCCGCTGCCCGAGCATTCCGTACGGGTCCTGGGCGCGGGGCTGGCCGAGGCGCTGGCCGCCGTGCACGAACTGGGGCTCGTCCACCGGGACGTGAAGCCCTCCAACGTCCTGCTCACCGTCGACGGACCCCTCCTCATCGACTTCGGCATCGCCCGCGCCACCGACGGCACCGCCTCCCTCACCTCGACCGGTGTCTCCATCGGTTCGCCCGGCTACATGTCCCCGGAACAGATCCTGAGCAAGGGCATCTCGGGCGCGGCGGACGTCTTCTCCCTGGGCGCGGTCCTGGCGTACGCGGCCACGGGGGCGCCGCCCTTCCCCGGGGACTCCTCGGCCTCCCTCCTCTACAAGGTGGTGCACGAGGAGCCCGAACTCGGATCGCTGAGCGGTGAGTTGCGGGACGTCGTGGAGAGCTGCCTGGACAAGTCGGCGCAGGAGCGGCCGACTCCGGGCGAGGTGGCCCGGCGGCTGGCTCCGCAGGGCGCGGCGCGGCTGGTGGCGGCGGGGTGGCTGCCGGGGGCGCTGGTCGAGCAGCTGGGGCGCAGTGCCGTACAGCTGCTGAACCTCGAGGCGGCGGGGGAGCGGGCGGGGGAGCAGGCGTCGGGGCCGGTGGGGTTCAGCAGTCCTTCGGTGGGCGGGGGTTCGGCGGGCACGATGGGGGCGTTCGGGCCGCCGCCGGTGATGCCGGTCGTGTCCGCGGGGGCGCCTCCGGCCGCCGCGGCCGGGCCACCGTCGTATCCGGTCACGCCGCCGGCTCCCACGGGCACTCCCTCCGGGCACTCCGGGCCCTCCGTGCCCGAGCCCCGGGACGCGGTGCCGTACGAGACGGTGGTGCCCTCGGACCGGCGATCCGGTCCCGGAAAGCTCTCCGTCTCCGTGGCCGCCACCTCCGCACCCGGCACCAACGGGCGTGGCCGCCGGATGAGCTGCACGGTGGCGCTCGCGGTCGCGGGGGCGCTGGCCGCGGTGACCGTGGGCTCGGTGTTCCTGTTCGACCTGCTGCCGGGGCGGGGCCAGGACGACTCGGCGAGCTCCGGTCCCGGCAGCGACGCGTACTCCTCGGGGCCGACGTCCGTACCGTCGGCCTCCCTGCCGTCGGCGTCCTCCCCGGTCTCCCCGTCGCTGTCGAGCGAGCCGTCGAGCGGCCCGGCGGGACCGACCGCGGTCCCCGCCCGCTATCTCGGCACCTGGGAGGGCCAGGGCACGGGTCTCGGCGGGAGCCTGCCGATGGGGACCTTCCGCATCACCGTCAAGAAGGCGAGGATCGGCGAGGAGTTGGGCCGCCTCCAGCAGACCGACGCGATCGGCGCGGTCTGCACCGACGTCCTCACCCTGAAGAAGGTCACCGACACCGAACTCGTCACCACGGCCGTGGGCGCCGCGGACAACCACGCCGGCTGCAACCCCACCGCCCACACCGTCCGCCTCACCACGGTGGGCGACGACCTGAAGTACACCTCGGAGAGCGAGGCCGAGGGATACCCAGAGGCACGGATGTCGAAGGTCGGGCGGTGA
- a CDS encoding XRE family transcriptional regulator translates to MSDSPPPRLPLDWIAASLRRERTRAGLSLSELAKRAGIAKSTLSQLEAAGGNPSVETLWALGVALGVPFSALVEPPAPSVRVIRAGQGPSVASEKAEYMATLLSASPPGARRDIYHLRAEPGAVRESDPHIPGSVEHLIVSTGRMKAGPAGETVELEPGDYMAYRGDVPHSYEALEPGTTFVLVMQHV, encoded by the coding sequence ATGTCCGACAGCCCGCCGCCCCGGCTCCCCCTGGACTGGATCGCCGCCTCCCTGCGCCGCGAACGCACCCGCGCCGGGCTCTCCCTCTCCGAGCTGGCCAAGCGGGCCGGAATCGCCAAGTCCACGCTGTCCCAGCTGGAGGCGGCGGGCGGGAACCCGAGCGTGGAGACGCTGTGGGCGCTGGGGGTGGCGCTCGGCGTGCCGTTCAGCGCCCTGGTGGAGCCGCCGGCACCGTCCGTGCGGGTGATCAGGGCGGGACAGGGGCCGAGCGTGGCCTCCGAGAAGGCCGAGTACATGGCCACCCTGCTCTCCGCGAGCCCGCCCGGGGCGCGCCGGGACATCTACCACCTGCGGGCCGAACCAGGGGCCGTACGGGAGTCGGATCCGCACATTCCGGGCTCGGTGGAGCATCTGATCGTGAGCACGGGGCGGATGAAGGCCGGTCCGGCCGGGGAGACGGTGGAACTGGAGCCCGGGGACTACATGGCGTACCGCGGGGATGTGCCGCACTCGTACGAGGCGCTGGAGCCGGGTACGACCTTCGTGCTCGTCATGCAGCACGTCTAG
- a CDS encoding chitinase, which yields MRGFLRSAAGFTCLFALAATGCSAESERPSSSGTSSAGTSSTGTSSAGTSYAPYVSATEASDNDSAGSPSVYNLAFVIADGTDCTPSWNGTSAVGDSSVRSRISALKKGGAEVRVSFGGASGKELAETCSSAAKLAAAYGKALDAAGSSLADFDIEGDALTDSDSVDLRSQAIALLQKERSDLAVSFTLPVMPSGLDDDSVALLESANNKSVQVSTVNIMTMNYGESYDGDMGSYAITSAKAAQTQLKSVFGTSDSTAWRAMALTSMIGTNDVSGETFTLSDAAQVREFAASKEVAWVSMWSTFRDQECESGNSDEDDPLTNCSGVSQDAGAFGEALSG from the coding sequence ATGCGGGGTTTCCTGAGGTCGGCCGCCGGGTTTACGTGTCTGTTTGCCCTGGCCGCCACGGGGTGTTCCGCGGAGTCCGAACGGCCCTCGTCAAGCGGCACCTCGTCAGCCGGCACCTCGTCGACCGGCACCTCGTCAGCCGGCACCTCGTACGCCCCGTACGTCAGCGCCACCGAGGCCTCGGACAACGACTCCGCAGGCTCGCCCTCGGTCTACAACCTCGCGTTCGTGATCGCCGACGGGACTGACTGCACACCGTCCTGGAACGGCACGTCGGCGGTCGGCGACTCCTCCGTCAGGTCCCGGATCAGCGCACTGAAGAAGGGCGGCGCGGAGGTGCGGGTGTCCTTCGGCGGGGCGTCCGGGAAGGAACTGGCCGAGACCTGCTCCAGTGCGGCGAAGCTCGCGGCGGCTTATGGGAAGGCGCTGGACGCGGCCGGTTCCTCGCTCGCCGACTTCGACATCGAGGGGGACGCGCTGACCGACTCGGACTCGGTGGATCTGCGGTCCCAGGCGATCGCGTTGCTCCAGAAGGAACGGAGCGATCTCGCCGTGTCGTTCACGCTTCCCGTGATGCCGTCCGGGCTCGACGACGACAGCGTGGCGTTGCTGGAGTCCGCGAACAACAAGTCGGTTCAGGTGTCGACGGTCAACATCATGACGATGAACTACGGGGAGTCGTACGACGGGGACATGGGGTCCTACGCGATCACTTCGGCGAAGGCGGCGCAGACGCAGTTGAAGTCGGTCTTCGGTACGTCCGACTCCACTGCGTGGCGGGCCATGGCGCTCACCTCGATGATCGGGACGAATGACGTGAGCGGGGAGACGTTCACGTTGTCCGACGCGGCGCAGGTGCGGGAGTTCGCGGCGTCGAAGGAGGTGGCGTGGGTGTCGATGTGGTCGACGTTCCGGGATCAGGAGTGCGAGTCGGGGAACTCGGACGAGGACGACCCGCTGACCAACTGCAGCGGGGTTTCTCAGGATGCCGGGGCGTTCGGGGAGGCATTGTCCGGTTGA
- a CDS encoding cold-shock protein gives MATGTVKWFNAEKGFGFIAQEGGGPDVFVHYSAINASGFRSLEENQAVSFDVTQGPKGPQAENVTPV, from the coding sequence ATGGCTACCGGAACCGTGAAGTGGTTCAACGCCGAAAAGGGCTTTGGCTTCATCGCCCAGGAGGGCGGCGGCCCCGACGTCTTCGTCCACTACTCCGCGATCAACGCGAGCGGCTTCCGCTCGCTGGAGGAGAACCAGGCGGTCTCCTTCGACGTGACCCAGGGCCCGAAGGGCCCGCAGGCGGAGAACGTCACCCCCGTCTGA
- the mqnC gene encoding cyclic dehypoxanthinyl futalosine synthase, with translation MTEKADLQSVLDRAAEGGRITPEEALDLYRDAPLHALGSAADAVRRRRYAGTEHIATYIIERNINYTNVCVTACKFCAFYAPPTAKDKGWTRDLDDILRRCAETVELGGTQIMFQGGHHPDYGVEYYEKHFAAIKQEFPQLVIHSLGASEVEHMARISKVSVEEAIQRIHAAGLDSFAGAGAEMLPERPRKAIAPLKESGERWLEIMETAHNLGVESTSTMLMGTGETNAERIEHLRMIRDVQDRTGGFRAFIPYLYQPMNNHLKGRTQATIFEYLRMIAISRLFMDNIAHIQGSWLTTGQDAGQLTLHYGADDLGSVMLEENVVSAAGAKHRSNLQEMIDMIRTAGRVPAQRATTYEHLVVHDDPANDPVDARVMSHISSTAIEGGTAHPELKILASN, from the coding sequence GTGACCGAGAAGGCCGACCTTCAGTCCGTCCTCGACCGTGCCGCCGAGGGTGGGCGCATCACTCCGGAGGAGGCGCTCGACCTCTACCGCGACGCCCCGCTGCACGCGCTGGGCTCCGCCGCGGACGCGGTGCGCCGCCGTCGGTACGCGGGCACGGAGCACATCGCGACGTACATCATCGAGCGGAACATCAACTACACCAACGTGTGCGTCACGGCGTGCAAGTTCTGCGCCTTCTACGCCCCGCCCACCGCCAAGGACAAGGGCTGGACCCGCGACCTGGACGACATCCTGCGCCGGTGCGCGGAGACCGTCGAGCTCGGCGGCACGCAGATCATGTTCCAGGGCGGCCACCACCCCGACTACGGCGTCGAGTACTACGAGAAGCACTTCGCCGCCATCAAGCAGGAGTTCCCCCAGCTGGTGATCCACTCGCTGGGTGCGTCCGAGGTCGAGCACATGGCCCGGATCTCCAAGGTGAGCGTCGAGGAGGCCATCCAGCGCATCCACGCGGCCGGCCTCGACTCCTTCGCGGGCGCCGGTGCCGAGATGCTCCCCGAGCGCCCCCGCAAGGCCATCGCGCCGCTCAAGGAGTCCGGCGAGCGCTGGCTGGAGATCATGGAGACGGCGCACAACCTGGGCGTGGAGTCCACCTCCACCATGCTCATGGGTACCGGCGAGACCAACGCCGAGCGCATCGAGCACCTGCGCATGATCCGTGACGTACAGGACCGCACGGGCGGCTTCCGGGCCTTCATCCCGTACCTCTACCAGCCGATGAACAACCACCTGAAGGGCCGCACCCAGGCCACGATCTTCGAGTACCTGCGGATGATCGCGATCTCCCGGCTCTTCATGGACAACATCGCCCACATCCAGGGCTCCTGGCTGACCACCGGCCAGGACGCGGGCCAGCTGACCCTGCACTACGGCGCGGACGACCTCGGCTCGGTCATGCTGGAGGAGAACGTCGTCTCGGCGGCCGGCGCCAAGCACCGCTCCAACCTCCAGGAAATGATCGACATGATCCGCACCGCGGGTCGGGTCCCGGCCCAGCGCGCCACGACGTACGAACACCTCGTCGTCCACGACGACCCGGCGAACGACCCCGTCGACGCGCGCGTGATGTCCCACATCTCCTCCACGGCGATCGAGGGCGGCACGGCCCACCCCGAGCTGAAGATCCTCGCGTCCAACTAG
- a CDS encoding AzlC family ABC transporter permease, protein MRTAERTALVRDSALVWLASGVVGVSFGAIAVTGGLPIWVPVVMSLVVYAGSAQFSAIGVLLAGGGPVAAAATGLLLNTRTAAFSLAVADILGRGRLARFLGAHLVTDETVAFALAQPDPGRRRAAFWISGLGLFVVWNLGVLAGALAGGALGDTGTYGLDAAFPAVLVALVLPTLRDSPAIRRSALLGAGLALAVTPAVPAGVPVLVALAGLVLHGNRRTA, encoded by the coding sequence ATGCGTACGGCAGAGCGAACAGCCTTGGTCCGGGACAGTGCGCTCGTCTGGCTCGCGAGCGGAGTGGTGGGCGTCTCCTTCGGCGCGATCGCCGTCACCGGCGGCCTGCCGATATGGGTGCCGGTGGTGATGTCCCTGGTCGTGTACGCGGGCTCCGCCCAGTTCAGCGCGATCGGCGTCCTGCTGGCCGGGGGCGGTCCGGTCGCCGCGGCGGCCACCGGCCTGCTGCTCAACACGCGTACGGCGGCCTTCAGCCTCGCTGTCGCCGACATCCTCGGCCGGGGCCGGCTCGCCCGTTTCCTCGGTGCTCATCTGGTCACCGACGAGACGGTGGCCTTCGCTCTGGCCCAGCCGGATCCGGGCCGGCGCCGGGCGGCCTTCTGGATCTCCGGGCTCGGCCTGTTCGTCGTGTGGAACCTCGGCGTCCTGGCCGGGGCACTCGCCGGGGGCGCGCTGGGCGACACCGGCACCTACGGCCTGGACGCGGCCTTCCCCGCCGTGCTCGTCGCCCTGGTGCTGCCCACGCTGCGCGACTCCCCCGCGATACGGCGGTCCGCGCTGCTCGGCGCCGGGCTGGCGCTGGCGGTGACCCCGGCGGTCCCGGCGGGGGTGCCGGTGCTGGTGGCCCTGGCCGGGCTGGTCCTCCACGGCAACAGGAGGACGGCGTGA
- a CDS encoding AzlD domain-containing protein, translating into MNATVAMILAMAVGTYAFRLVGPALHGRVELPERLQELLSAGAIVLLVALLATGALTEGGGFAGWARPVGVLVAAVLAWRRAPFVVVVLGAAATTAVLRAAGVG; encoded by the coding sequence GTGAACGCGACGGTCGCCATGATCCTGGCGATGGCGGTCGGGACGTACGCCTTCCGGCTGGTCGGGCCGGCGCTGCACGGGCGGGTGGAACTGCCGGAGCGGCTGCAGGAGTTGCTGTCGGCGGGCGCGATCGTCCTGCTGGTGGCCCTGCTGGCGACGGGCGCGCTGACGGAGGGCGGCGGGTTCGCGGGATGGGCCCGGCCGGTCGGGGTGCTGGTGGCAGCCGTGCTGGCCTGGCGGAGGGCGCCGTTCGTGGTCGTGGTGCTGGGGGCGGCGGCCACAACTGCCGTACTGCGGGCGGCTGGAGTGGGGTGA
- a CDS encoding A24 family peptidase, with product MTQLLVVMAALWGAATGALLPRAAYRFSVPSGQPWRGTCPEGHPLGGWPGGWLGRASCGNCGPRQPYGRGTLLLSTVTALLCAALAAATGTRPEIAVWLLLVPVGVLLAVVDLRVRRLPDPLTLPLAAAALALLGVVSFVPEHTGSWSHALFGALALGAGYWVLWRVNPGGMGFGDVKLALGAGAVLGWYGWDTVLLGTFAGFLLGALYGGALVLVGKAGRKTAIPFGPFLITGAYAGLLIGAYAA from the coding sequence GTGACGCAGCTGCTCGTCGTCATGGCCGCGCTGTGGGGAGCGGCGACGGGCGCGTTGCTGCCGCGCGCCGCCTACCGCTTCTCCGTCCCGTCCGGACAACCGTGGCGCGGGACCTGCCCCGAGGGGCACCCCCTGGGCGGCTGGCCGGGCGGCTGGCTGGGGCGGGCGAGCTGCGGTAACTGCGGTCCGCGGCAGCCGTACGGTCGCGGCACCCTGCTCCTGTCCACCGTCACCGCCCTCCTCTGCGCCGCCCTCGCCGCCGCCACCGGCACCCGCCCGGAGATCGCCGTCTGGCTGCTGCTCGTCCCCGTGGGCGTGCTGCTCGCCGTCGTCGACCTGCGCGTACGACGACTGCCCGACCCGCTCACCCTCCCCCTCGCGGCCGCCGCGCTCGCACTGCTCGGGGTCGTCTCCTTCGTGCCGGAGCACACCGGGAGCTGGTCGCACGCCCTGTTCGGCGCCCTCGCCCTCGGCGCGGGCTACTGGGTGCTGTGGCGGGTCAACCCGGGCGGCATGGGCTTCGGCGACGTGAAGCTGGCGCTCGGGGCGGGGGCGGTCCTGGGCTGGTACGGCTGGGACACCGTGCTCCTGGGGACCTTCGCGGGCTTCCTGCTCGGCGCGCTCTACGGCGGTGCCCTGGTCCTGGTGGGCAAGGCCGGGCGCAAGACGGCGATCCCGTTCGGGCCGTTCCTGATCACGGGGGCGTACGCGGGGCTGCTGATCGGTGCGTACGCGGCCTGA